The following coding sequences are from one Aliarcobacter skirrowii CCUG 10374 window:
- a CDS encoding J domain-containing protein yields MNFLATLIKYAIIFGILYLIFTNFGVFLAVIGGIVLSFVLIIYFLKRELRKRAQQFEFKFESFTNKDYENFDFRNFKNFNNQNFQGNFYTQSSKLQEAKEFFGFSSTPSKEDIKKRYKELAKIYHPDLNGQDDEKMKKLNEYRDILMQNYGN; encoded by the coding sequence ATGAATTTTTTAGCAACACTAATTAAATATGCAATAATTTTTGGGATTTTATATCTTATTTTCACAAATTTTGGAGTATTTTTAGCAGTTATTGGTGGAATTGTTCTATCTTTTGTTTTAATCATCTATTTTTTAAAAAGAGAGCTTAGAAAAAGAGCACAGCAATTTGAGTTTAAATTTGAGAGTTTTACAAATAAAGATTATGAAAATTTTGACTTTAGAAACTTTAAAAACTTCAACAATCAAAATTTTCAAGGAAACTTTTATACTCAAAGTTCAAAATTACAAGAGGCAAAAGAGTTTTTTGGTTTTTCATCTACTCCTTCTAAAGAGGATATAAAAAAAAGATACAAAGAGTTAGCAAAAATTTATCACCCTGATTTAAATGGGCAAGATGATGAGAAGATGAAAAAGTTAAATGAGTATAGAGATATTTTAATGCAAAACTATGGGAACTAA
- the guaB gene encoding IMP dehydrogenase — MKIRKRALTFEDVLLVPAKSEVLPKEVCIKTKLTRNIELNIPFVSAAMDTVTEYQAAIAMARLGGIGIIHKNMDIESQVLQCQKVKKSESGMIIDPITIKPEQTLQDAEDIMANYKISGVPVVDDNGILVGILTNRDMRFTKDYRFKVYEKMTKMPLVTAVEGTTLEQAAEVMHQNKIEKLPIVNKDNKLIGLITIKDINKKIEYPNACKDEFGRLRVGAAIGVNQLDRARALVAVGVDVLVLDSAHGHSKGILDTVKAIKAELDVELIAGNVATAEATRDLIAAGADGVKVGIGPGSICTTRIVAGVGVPQMSAIDECAIEAKKSGTPIIADGGIRYSGDVAKALAVGASCVMMGSALAGTDECPGEVILYQGRKFKSYRGMGSIGAMTKGSTDRYFQEGTAADKLVPEGIEGKVAYRGSIADIIHQMVGGLRSSMGYLGSKDISIFQQTAEFVEITSAGLKESHVHDVTITNEAPNYHV, encoded by the coding sequence ATGAAAATAAGAAAAAGAGCTTTAACGTTTGAAGATGTGTTGTTAGTACCTGCTAAATCTGAAGTATTACCAAAAGAGGTTTGTATCAAAACTAAACTTACAAGAAATATAGAGTTGAATATTCCATTTGTAAGTGCAGCTATGGATACAGTTACAGAGTATCAAGCAGCTATTGCAATGGCAAGACTTGGTGGAATTGGAATTATTCATAAAAATATGGATATTGAGTCACAAGTTTTACAGTGTCAAAAGGTTAAAAAATCAGAATCAGGAATGATAATTGATCCAATCACAATAAAACCAGAGCAAACTCTGCAAGATGCTGAAGATATTATGGCAAACTATAAAATCTCTGGAGTTCCTGTTGTTGATGATAATGGTATTTTAGTTGGAATTTTAACAAACAGAGATATGAGATTTACAAAAGATTATAGATTTAAAGTTTATGAAAAAATGACAAAAATGCCATTAGTTACAGCAGTAGAAGGAACAACACTTGAGCAAGCTGCTGAAGTTATGCATCAAAATAAAATAGAGAAACTTCCAATTGTAAATAAAGATAATAAATTAATTGGTCTTATTACAATTAAAGATATTAATAAAAAAATTGAGTATCCAAATGCTTGTAAAGATGAGTTTGGAAGACTTAGAGTTGGTGCTGCTATTGGTGTTAATCAACTTGATCGTGCTAGAGCTTTAGTTGCTGTTGGAGTTGATGTTTTAGTTTTAGACTCAGCACACGGTCACTCAAAAGGTATTTTAGATACAGTTAAAGCTATTAAAGCAGAACTTGATGTTGAGTTAATTGCTGGAAATGTAGCAACAGCTGAAGCTACAAGAGATTTAATTGCAGCTGGTGCTGATGGTGTTAAAGTTGGAATTGGACCTGGAAGTATTTGTACAACTAGAATTGTTGCAGGAGTTGGTGTTCCTCAAATGAGTGCTATTGATGAGTGTGCAATTGAAGCTAAAAAATCAGGAACTCCAATTATTGCAGATGGTGGAATTAGATATTCAGGAGATGTTGCAAAAGCTTTAGCAGTAGGTGCTAGTTGTGTTATGATGGGAAGTGCTTTAGCTGGAACTGATGAGTGTCCAGGTGAAGTTATTTTATACCAAGGAAGAAAGTTTAAATCTTATAGAGGTATGGGAAGCATAGGAGCTATGACAAAAGGAAGTACAGATAGATATTTCCAAGAGGGAACTGCTGCTGATAAACTTGTGCCTGAAGGAATTGAAGGAAAAGTTGCATATAGAGGAAGTATTGCTGATATTATTCACCAAATGGTTGGTGGACTTAGAAGTTCAATGGGATATTTAGGTTCAAAAGATATATCTATTTTCCAACAAACAGCCGAATTTGTAGAGATTACAAGTGCTGGATTAAAAGAGTCTCATGTTCATGATGTAACAATTACAAATGAAGCACCAAACTATCATGTATAA
- the rplQ gene encoding 50S ribosomal protein L17 yields the protein MRHKHGYRKLNRTSAHRKALLKNLAIAIIEREKIETTVPKAKELKRYIEKLVTTARNADLNTHRTVFAALQSKEATKKLINEIAPKYEGRNGGYTSIVKTRIRKGDATPMAFISFI from the coding sequence ATGAGACATAAGCACGGATATAGAAAGTTAAATAGAACTTCTGCTCATAGAAAAGCATTGCTAAAAAATTTAGCAATTGCTATTATTGAGAGAGAAAAAATCGAAACAACTGTTCCAAAAGCAAAAGAGCTAAAAAGATATATTGAGAAATTAGTAACAACTGCAAGAAATGCTGATTTAAATACACATAGAACTGTATTTGCTGCATTACAAAGCAAAGAAGCTACTAAGAAATTAATTAATGAGATAGCTCCTAAATATGAGGGAAGAAACGGTGGATATACATCTATTGTTAAAACAAGAATTAGAAAAGGTGATGCTACACCAATGGCATTTATCTCTTTCATCTAA
- a CDS encoding DEAD/DEAH box helicase, producing MSFLNLGLCPQILRAVEEEGYTIATPIQAKAIPVILSKKDVLAAAQTGTGKTAGFTLPLLELLNKNYSKDRKSSVKALILTPTRELATQVAQSVEVYGKYLPFKSAVIFGGVGINPQKAILKMGVDIVTATPGRLLDLVFQDCLDLSKVEFLVLDEADRMLDMGFIHDIKKILSILPKHRQNLLFSATFSPEIKKLADSLLKTPVLIEVSKANSTSHKVEQTVHHVDKERKKELLIHLLNKNSWKQVLVFTRTKHGANKLSEALIKDKITSAAIHGNKSQGARTKALDDFKAGTVRVLVATDIAARGIDIDQLPHVINFELPNVPEDYVHRIGRTGRAGNSGDAISLVCIDEHDYLLAIEKLIKQKINKIAIEGFKVNPNIKAEPISNGRNRAKSGANRATQSRASKTEDKTSSSKRTFGRSRRVSSSLKSK from the coding sequence ATGTCATTTTTAAATTTAGGATTATGTCCACAAATTCTTCGTGCAGTAGAAGAAGAGGGCTATACAATAGCAACTCCTATTCAAGCAAAGGCTATTCCAGTTATATTGTCAAAAAAAGATGTTTTAGCAGCTGCTCAAACAGGAACTGGAAAAACAGCTGGTTTTACACTTCCACTTTTGGAATTATTAAATAAAAACTATTCAAAAGATAGAAAAAGTTCTGTAAAAGCACTTATTTTAACTCCAACAAGAGAGTTAGCAACACAAGTAGCTCAAAGTGTTGAAGTTTATGGAAAATATCTTCCATTTAAATCAGCTGTTATTTTTGGAGGAGTTGGAATAAATCCTCAAAAAGCAATCTTAAAAATGGGTGTTGATATTGTAACAGCAACTCCTGGAAGATTACTTGATTTGGTTTTTCAAGACTGTTTAGATTTATCAAAAGTAGAGTTTTTGGTTTTAGATGAAGCTGATAGAATGCTTGATATGGGGTTTATTCATGATATTAAAAAGATATTATCAATTTTGCCAAAACATAGACAAAATCTACTTTTTTCAGCTACTTTTTCACCAGAGATTAAAAAATTAGCAGATAGTTTGCTAAAAACTCCTGTTTTAATAGAGGTTTCAAAAGCAAACAGCACTTCACACAAAGTTGAACAAACTGTTCATCATGTTGATAAAGAGAGAAAAAAAGAGCTTTTAATTCATCTTTTAAATAAAAATAGCTGGAAACAAGTTTTAGTTTTTACAAGAACAAAACATGGTGCAAATAAACTAAGTGAAGCTTTAATAAAAGATAAAATAACTTCAGCCGCAATTCATGGAAATAAATCTCAAGGTGCAAGAACAAAAGCTTTGGATGATTTTAAAGCTGGAACTGTAAGAGTTTTAGTTGCAACTGATATTGCTGCAAGGGGAATTGATATAGACCAACTTCCTCATGTAATAAATTTTGAGTTACCAAATGTTCCTGAAGATTATGTTCATAGAATTGGAAGAACAGGAAGGGCTGGAAATAGTGGAGATGCTATATCTTTAGTTTGTATTGATGAGCATGATTATTTGTTAGCAATTGAGAAATTAATTAAACAAAAGATAAATAAAATAGCAATAGAAGGATTTAAAGTAAATCCAAATATAAAAGCAGAACCTATTTCAAATGGTAGAAATAGAGCAAAAAGTGGTGCAAATAGAGCAACACAAAGTAGAGCTTCTAAAACAGAAGATAAAACTTCTAGTTCAAAAAGAACTTTTGGTAGAAGTAGAAGAGTAAGCTCTAGTTTAAAAAGTAAATAG
- a CDS encoding DNA-directed RNA polymerase subunit alpha, translating into MKKFAETPFLPTEVEIEAISANEAKITAYPFEDGFAITLAHPLRRLLLSSSVGYAPIAVKIEGVTHEFDSLRGMLEDVAMFVINLKNIRFKINSDKDQVTVEYSFSGPRDIKGEDLINSEIDVVSNNEHLATINSDCNLNFTVIIQKGIGYMPSEDIRDIVGPDFIPIDAFFTPVKKVVYNIEKMLVEDNPNFEKAVFNVITNGQISPVNAFKEAVSVMYSQMSVFNKVFDLSEVSIAETSEDSSEIKDLVVKIEDLNLSARSFNSLDRSGIKYLGELVLMSEVEVKSIKNLGTKSYEEIAMKLESLGYPVENTLPENIASSLRRKLEQLKA; encoded by the coding sequence ATGAAAAAGTTTGCAGAAACTCCGTTTTTACCAACTGAAGTTGAGATTGAGGCTATTAGTGCAAATGAAGCAAAGATAACAGCATATCCATTTGAAGATGGATTTGCTATTACTTTAGCTCATCCGTTAAGAAGATTACTTTTAAGTTCATCTGTTGGTTATGCACCAATTGCTGTTAAAATTGAGGGTGTTACTCATGAGTTTGACTCATTAAGAGGAATGCTTGAAGATGTTGCTATGTTTGTTATAAATTTAAAAAACATTAGATTTAAGATAAATAGCGATAAAGATCAAGTAACTGTTGAATACTCTTTTAGTGGACCAAGAGATATTAAAGGTGAAGATTTAATCAATTCTGAAATTGATGTAGTATCAAACAACGAGCATTTAGCGACTATAAATAGTGATTGTAACTTAAACTTTACAGTTATTATTCAAAAAGGTATTGGATATATGCCATCTGAAGATATCAGAGATATCGTTGGACCAGATTTTATACCAATTGATGCATTTTTTACACCAGTAAAAAAAGTAGTTTATAATATTGAAAAAATGTTAGTTGAAGATAATCCTAACTTTGAAAAAGCAGTATTTAATGTAATTACAAATGGACAAATTAGTCCTGTAAATGCATTTAAAGAAGCAGTTAGCGTTATGTACTCACAAATGTCAGTATTTAATAAAGTTTTTGATTTATCTGAAGTTTCTATTGCTGAAACATCTGAAGATAGCTCAGAAATTAAAGATTTAGTAGTTAAAATTGAAGACTTAAATTTAAGTGCAAGAAGTTTTAACTCTCTTGATAGATCAGGAATTAAATACTTAGGTGAGTTAGTTCTTATGAGTGAAGTGGAAGTAAAAAGTATAAAAAATCTTGGAACAAAATCTTATGAAGAGATAGCTATGAAGCTTGAATCTTTAGGTTATCCAGTTGAAAATACACTTCCAGAAAATATTGCTTCTTCTTTAAGAAGAAAATTAGAGCAATTAAAAGCATAA
- the rmuC gene encoding DNA recombination protein RmuC — translation MIENIDILAILFFSLFLISLIFLFTLKSKISQKDIELAKLSQNLEFLSKKVDDFLKNEQELLKNIANLEEQNIKLKIENSSLNANIDFQKENNQKLKDDLEEQGKKLELKLNEIMQNNLDNKLKKFDETSLKGLDNILKPFKENIDSFQKRVEESQENSTKKFAELSKEIEMLTKAGLNISQEAENLTKALKGKKQTQGSWGEMILESVLEYSGLLKNIHYFTQQSYKDEHGDTKRPDVIIKLPQNRSMIIDSKVSLNDYEEYIRAQSDEQRAISLNNIVSSFKNHIDNLDSKDYAHYKIGTLQYVFMFVPIEGAFSLAVQKDPTLYEYALKKHIAIVNPSTLTVSLRTIYLYWQSEQSSTLASKLFDEAGKLYDKMVNYTDSFNKIGNQIKALNNSYETASKQLSEGSGNILTRVENLKKLGAKTTKTLKDSKIEFEDFDENRIEVLMLEE, via the coding sequence ATGATAGAAAACATTGATATTTTGGCAATACTATTTTTTTCTCTTTTTTTAATATCTCTTATATTTTTATTTACTCTAAAATCAAAAATATCTCAAAAAGATATAGAACTTGCAAAACTGAGCCAAAACCTTGAGTTTTTATCAAAAAAAGTTGATGATTTTTTAAAAAATGAGCAAGAGTTATTAAAAAATATTGCAAATTTAGAAGAGCAAAATATTAAGCTTAAAATTGAAAACTCATCTTTAAATGCAAATATAGATTTTCAAAAAGAGAATAATCAAAAATTAAAAGATGATTTAGAAGAGCAAGGCAAAAAATTAGAGCTTAAACTAAATGAGATTATGCAAAATAATTTGGATAATAAGCTAAAAAAATTTGATGAAACTTCACTAAAAGGTCTTGATAATATTTTAAAACCATTTAAAGAGAATATTGACTCTTTTCAAAAAAGAGTTGAAGAGTCTCAAGAAAATAGTACAAAGAAATTTGCCGAGCTATCAAAAGAGATTGAGATGCTTACAAAAGCTGGACTTAATATTTCTCAAGAGGCAGAAAACTTAACAAAAGCATTAAAGGGTAAAAAACAGACTCAAGGAAGCTGGGGTGAGATGATTTTAGAGAGTGTTTTAGAGTATTCAGGACTTTTAAAAAATATTCACTATTTTACTCAACAAAGTTATAAAGATGAGCATGGTGATACAAAAAGACCTGATGTTATTATAAAACTTCCACAAAATAGATCTATGATAATTGACTCAAAAGTTTCATTAAATGATTATGAAGAGTATATAAGAGCACAAAGTGATGAGCAAAGAGCAATTAGCTTAAATAATATTGTAAGCTCTTTTAAAAACCATATAGATAATCTTGATTCAAAAGATTATGCACACTACAAAATTGGAACGCTTCAATATGTATTTATGTTTGTACCAATAGAAGGTGCATTTTCACTTGCTGTTCAAAAAGATCCAACTTTGTATGAATATGCTTTAAAAAAACATATAGCAATAGTAAATCCATCTACTTTAACAGTATCTTTACGAACTATATATTTATATTGGCAAAGCGAACAATCTTCAACTTTGGCTAGTAAACTATTTGATGAGGCTGGAAAGTTATATGATAAAATGGTTAATTATACAGATAGCTTCAACAAAATAGGAAACCAAATAAAAGCTTTAAATAATAGTTACGAAACTGCTTCAAAACAGTTAAGTGAAGGTAGTGGTAATATTTTAACTAGAGTTGAAAACTTAAAAAAACTTGGTGCAAAAACTACAAAAACTTTAAAAGATTCAAAAATAGAGTTTGAGGATTTTGATGAAAATAGGATTGAAGTTTTGATGCTTGAAGAGTAA
- the gatA gene encoding Asp-tRNA(Asn)/Glu-tRNA(Gln) amidotransferase subunit GatA, translating into MTLKEALSLNSEEIKKLKDDLKHKIKNSKIGAYIEQLENIELNESGCGVPIAIKNNINVKNWELTCSSKILKNYIAPFNATVIENLEKAGFSPFGLTNMDEFAMGSSTESSCHGKTLNPIDNSRIPGGSSGGSAAAVADGSAIAALGTDTGGSIRQPAAYCGVVGMKPTYGRVSRYGIAAYSSSLDQCGVITQNVEDAAILYDAIAGYDEKDSTSANIEYEKITPNLNSNKKFTIAVIDNYIESASSEIKEAFNKTVKLLEEQGHKIVHTNMLDSDKIISTYYIISAAEASANLARFDGVRYGFRANSSSLKDMYVNTKTEGFGYEVKKRVMVGSFVLSSGYYDAYYTKAQKVRSVIKKEFDNIFASADLILSPVAPTTAPKFGSYKRALDMYLADLYTISVNLAGLPAISLPVGKDSENLPIGLQLIANSFQEQTLFDGALSMEKAVNFKK; encoded by the coding sequence ATGACTCTAAAAGAAGCACTAAGTTTAAATAGTGAAGAGATTAAAAAACTTAAAGATGATTTAAAACATAAGATAAAAAATAGCAAAATTGGTGCTTATATTGAGCAATTAGAGAATATTGAACTAAACGAGAGTGGTTGTGGAGTTCCAATTGCAATTAAAAATAATATAAATGTTAAAAATTGGGAATTAACTTGTTCTAGCAAAATTTTAAAAAATTATATAGCTCCTTTTAATGCAACAGTAATAGAAAATTTAGAAAAAGCAGGATTTAGTCCATTTGGTTTAACAAATATGGATGAGTTTGCTATGGGAAGTTCAACTGAATCTTCTTGTCATGGTAAAACATTAAATCCAATAGATAATAGTAGAATTCCAGGTGGAAGTAGTGGAGGAAGTGCTGCTGCTGTTGCTGATGGAAGTGCTATTGCAGCACTTGGAACTGATACAGGTGGAAGTATTAGACAACCAGCTGCTTATTGTGGTGTTGTTGGAATGAAACCAACTTATGGAAGAGTAAGTAGATATGGAATAGCTGCATACTCATCTTCGCTTGATCAATGTGGAGTTATCACTCAAAATGTTGAAGATGCTGCAATATTATATGATGCAATAGCTGGATATGATGAAAAAGACTCTACGAGTGCGAATATTGAATATGAAAAAATTACTCCAAATTTAAATTCAAACAAAAAATTTACAATTGCTGTTATTGATAACTATATTGAAAGTGCTAGTAGTGAGATTAAAGAAGCATTTAATAAAACTGTAAAACTTTTAGAAGAGCAAGGTCATAAAATAGTTCATACAAATATGCTTGACTCAGATAAAATAATTTCAACTTACTATATTATCTCTGCTGCAGAAGCTAGTGCAAACCTAGCAAGATTTGATGGTGTTAGATATGGATTTAGAGCAAATAGTTCAAGCTTAAAAGATATGTATGTTAATACAAAAACTGAAGGTTTTGGATATGAGGTTAAAAAAAGAGTTATGGTTGGATCTTTTGTTTTAAGCTCTGGATATTATGATGCATATTATACAAAAGCACAAAAAGTTAGAAGTGTTATTAAAAAAGAGTTTGATAATATTTTTGCAAGTGCTGATTTAATATTAAGTCCAGTTGCTCCAACAACTGCTCCAAAATTTGGTTCATATAAAAGAGCTTTAGATATGTATTTAGCAGATTTATATACTATTAGTGTGAATTTAGCAGGACTTCCAGCTATTAGTTTACCTGTAGGAAAAGATAGTGAAAATTTACCAATTGGACTTCAACTAATTGCAAATAGTTTTCAAGAACAAACTTTGTTTGATGGTGCTTTATCTATGGAAAAAGCTGTAAATTTTAAAAAATAA
- the rpsK gene encoding 30S ribosomal protein S11 → MAKRKVTRKKVVRKNIADGIIHIAASFNNTMVTVTDKAGNAIAWSSAGNLGFKGSKKSTPFAAQAAVEDALTKAMEHGIKNVGIKIQGPGSGRDTAVKSVGSMNGIKVVWFKDVTPLPHNGCRPPKRRRV, encoded by the coding sequence ATGGCAAAAAGAAAAGTTACTAGAAAAAAAGTTGTAAGAAAAAATATTGCTGACGGTATCATACATATTGCTGCAAGTTTTAACAACACTATGGTTACAGTTACAGACAAAGCTGGAAACGCTATTGCATGGTCAAGTGCTGGAAATCTAGGGTTTAAAGGTTCTAAAAAATCAACTCCATTTGCTGCTCAGGCTGCAGTTGAGGATGCTTTAACAAAAGCTATGGAACATGGAATTAAAAATGTAGGAATAAAAATTCAAGGACCTGGTTCAGGAAGAGATACAGCTGTTAAATCAGTTGGTTCAATGAATGGAATCAAAGTTGTTTGGTTTAAAGATGTTACACCATTACCACACAATGGTTGTAGACCTCCTAAAAGAAGAAGAGTGTAA
- a CDS encoding DnaJ domain-containing protein: MSYEDFIKAVEIFGIISTMSKKDIKKRYLKLSKKYHPDVEGGSNEKFMELKKAYDTLQEYMENYSYSFEIDDFKRQFPSFTNYKNWVK; this comes from the coding sequence ATGAGTTATGAAGATTTTATAAAAGCAGTTGAGATATTTGGAATAATCTCAACAATGAGTAAAAAAGATATAAAAAAAAGATATTTAAAGCTTTCAAAAAAATATCATCCAGATGTTGAGGGTGGAAGCAATGAGAAGTTTATGGAGCTAAAAAAAGCTTATGATACTTTGCAAGAGTATATGGAAAACTATAGTTACTCTTTTGAAATTGATGATTTTAAAAGGCAGTTTCCATCGTTTACAAACTATAAAAACTGGGTTAAGTAG
- the rpsM gene encoding 30S ribosomal protein S13, with protein MARIAGVDLPNKKRMEYALTYIFGIGLHNSRLILDATGIDYNKRAHELTEDEAALIRKEIQENYMVEGDLRKKVAMDIKALMDLGSYRGLRHRKGLPCRGQKTKTNARTRKGKKKTISAASK; from the coding sequence ATGGCAAGAATCGCGGGTGTTGATTTACCAAACAAAAAAAGAATGGAGTATGCTTTAACATACATCTTTGGAATTGGATTACATAATTCAAGATTAATTTTAGATGCAACTGGAATTGACTACAATAAAAGAGCTCATGAATTAACAGAAGATGAAGCAGCTTTAATTAGAAAAGAGATCCAAGAAAACTACATGGTAGAAGGGGATTTAAGAAAAAAAGTTGCAATGGATATTAAAGCTTTAATGGATTTAGGTTCATACAGAGGATTAAGACATAGAAAAGGTTTACCTTGTAGAGGGCAAAAGACTAAAACTAATGCTAGAACAAGAAAAGGTAAAAAGAAAACTATTAGTGCGGCAAGTAAATAA
- the rpsD gene encoding 30S ribosomal protein S4, producing the protein MARYRGPVEKIERRLEADLGLKGERRLSGKSALEKRPFAPGQHGQRRSKISEYGLQLREKQKVKFIYGISEKQFSNYFKEAVRREGNTGTILITLIEQRLDNVVYRMGFATTRAFARQITTHGHVLVDGKKVDIPSYLVKPGQKIEIKEKTKNNPQVQRAIELTNQTGMVDWVNVDKDKVFGIFTRIPEREEVVIPVEERLIVELYSK; encoded by the coding sequence ATGGCAAGATATAGAGGACCAGTAGAAAAAATCGAAAGAAGACTTGAAGCGGATCTTGGACTTAAAGGTGAGAGAAGACTTTCAGGTAAAAGTGCTTTAGAAAAAAGACCATTTGCTCCAGGACAACATGGACAAAGAAGATCTAAAATTTCTGAGTATGGATTACAATTAAGAGAAAAACAAAAAGTTAAATTTATTTATGGTATTTCTGAAAAACAATTCAGCAACTACTTCAAAGAAGCAGTTAGAAGAGAAGGAAATACAGGAACAATTTTAATTACTCTAATTGAACAAAGATTAGATAATGTTGTTTATAGAATGGGATTTGCTACAACTAGAGCATTTGCTAGACAAATTACAACTCATGGACATGTTTTAGTTGATGGTAAAAAAGTTGATATTCCATCATATTTAGTAAAACCTGGACAAAAAATTGAGATTAAAGAGAAAACTAAAAATAATCCACAAGTACAAAGAGCTATCGAGCTTACAAATCAAACAGGAATGGTTGATTGGGTAAATGTAGATAAAGATAAAGTTTTTGGAATTTTCACAAGAATACCTGAGAGAGAAGAAGTAGTTATTCCTGTTGAAGAGAGATTAATAGTAGAGTTATATTCTAAATAA
- a CDS encoding type II toxin-antitoxin system antitoxin SocA domain-containing protein — protein MVDMTKVANIILYMLHKQVKGLNNKKVELMLFFMEKNHLDFFNQKIVNEEFIKDKRGVKAKNLSEIFELIIDEVDLDEDDERVYFIQELLDFLEIDIVEKNGYKELNFSKFEEDFSEELFSKDEFKTIHKVVSLYKDTTVRNLANESFSIDKVRSVELGDLIL, from the coding sequence ATGGTAGATATGACAAAAGTGGCAAATATAATTTTATATATGTTACATAAGCAAGTAAAAGGTTTAAACAACAAAAAAGTAGAGTTGATGCTATTTTTTATGGAAAAAAATCATCTTGATTTTTTTAATCAAAAAATTGTAAATGAAGAGTTTATAAAAGATAAAAGGGGTGTTAAAGCAAAAAATCTTAGTGAGATTTTTGAGTTAATTATAGATGAAGTTGATCTTGATGAAGATGATGAAAGAGTCTATTTTATTCAAGAACTTTTAGATTTTTTAGAGATTGATATTGTTGAAAAAAATGGTTACAAAGAGCTTAACTTCTCAAAATTTGAAGAGGATTTCAGTGAAGAGTTATTTTCAAAAGATGAGTTTAAAACTATTCATAAAGTTGTAAGCTTATATAAAGATACAACTGTAAGAAATCTTGCAAATGAATCTTTTTCTATTGATAAAGTAAGAAGTGTGGAACTTGGAGATTTAATTTTATGA
- a CDS encoding glycoside hydrolase family 3 N-terminal domain-containing protein → MKKILLVLALVISSFAQDKYSEMQIKQMIAKMVILGFTDTKITKNSQIYKDVEFGLGGVILFDKDPNDKTKAKNIENLEQLRVLNQTLQKISDRKLLISIDQEGGRVQRLKADIGFIETLNASEISKKGESFAKDSYKAMAKGLSDVGINLNFAPVVDLAINKNNSVIYKLGRSYSKDANEVTKYASIFVDELKKEGVLATLKHFPGHGSSLADSHLGFVDISNTWSEVELEPYKYFIENNKVDLIMTAHVYNENLDKNYPATLSHNINTKLLRDKLNYQGVLITDDLQMSAISKHYDLKQTLTLAINSGVNLLLFANQLAKPISLKEIVDTTYGEVLNKNIKLENIIESNKKIDDLLKKL, encoded by the coding sequence ATGAAAAAAATATTATTGGTTTTAGCACTTGTAATTTCAAGTTTTGCACAAGATAAATATAGTGAAATGCAAATAAAACAGATGATTGCAAAAATGGTTATTCTTGGATTTACAGATACAAAAATAACTAAAAATAGTCAAATTTATAAAGATGTAGAGTTTGGTTTGGGTGGAGTTATATTGTTTGATAAAGATCCAAACGATAAGACAAAAGCAAAAAATATAGAAAATTTAGAGCAGTTAAGAGTTTTAAATCAGACTTTGCAAAAAATTAGTGATAGAAAATTACTTATCTCAATTGATCAAGAGGGTGGAAGAGTTCAAAGATTAAAAGCTGATATTGGATTTATTGAAACTTTAAATGCAAGTGAAATTTCAAAAAAAGGTGAAAGTTTCGCAAAAGATAGTTATAAAGCTATGGCAAAAGGTTTAAGTGATGTTGGTATTAATTTAAACTTTGCGCCTGTTGTTGATTTGGCTATAAATAAAAACAATAGTGTTATATATAAACTTGGAAGAAGTTACTCAAAAGATGCAAATGAAGTTACAAAATATGCATCTATTTTTGTTGATGAGTTAAAAAAAGAGGGTGTTCTTGCAACTTTAAAACATTTTCCAGGGCATGGTTCATCTTTGGCTGATTCGCATTTAGGATTTGTTGATATATCAAATACTTGGAGTGAAGTTGAGCTAGAACCTTATAAATATTTTATAGAAAACAACAAGGTTGATTTAATAATGACAGCTCATGTTTATAATGAAAATTTAGATAAAAACTATCCAGCAACACTTTCACATAATATAAACACAAAACTTTTAAGAGATAAGCTAAATTATCAAGGGGTTTTAATAACTGATGATTTACAAATGAGTGCTATTAGTAAACATTATGATTTAAAACAGACTTTAACACTAGCTATTAATAGTGGAGTAAATCTGCTTCTTTTTGCAAATCAATTAGCAAAACCAATAAGTTTAAAAGAGATTGTAGATACAACTTATGGTGAAGTTTTAAATAAAAATATAAAATTAGAAAATATTATTGAGTCAAATAAAAAAATTGATGATTTATTGAAGAAATTGTGA